The Maridesulfovibrio bastinii DSM 16055 sequence AGGCTCCTTTCTCCAATATGTATAAATATCTGGGACCAAGGGCGCAGCTGGGTACCGGATCATGGGACCCGAAGTTTGAAATTGGTGCCACAAAGTTCTTCGGCCGTTCCAGAGTTGATGCACACATGATGTATACTCTGGGTGGTGACGGCGCTCATAATTCCAGACCCGGTAACCAGTTCAAATATGATATTGGATACGGGTATGCACTTAACCACTATTTTGACCTTGAACTGGAGCTTAACGGAATAGAGCAGGATAGCGATGTCCATGATGGAACCGTTGACCGTTCAACCGGTGGGCATACGATTTTCATTACACCCGGTATTCATTTCAAATATGAAAAGATCAACTTTTCAGTCGGTGTACCGGTTGTAATTTACCGTGACCTCAATGGCTACTCCAGAACTCCAGAAAGAAACAGCCGCTACGGACTTGGTGAAGATTTTCAGGTTGTCTCAAAACTGGGCTTCTGTTTTTAATTTAATCTGCTGCTATATGATTATGGACGGACATTCTCACCTTCGTCCACTTCTCCACTTGTTAAATGGCGGGTCGTTCAACCAGCACGGCTCGCCATTTAACTTTATGGGAACATTTTATTTTATAGCTAAAAATATAACCCGGTCACGAAACAGTTGAAAACCGTGACGGGATTTTCAACTGGGATTTCCGGGGATAGATTTAATAAAGCCAACCATGAAAGACCGCTCTAATCTGCGGCTGTAGTGGTATTAGAGAGAAAAAAATGCTTGATAAAAAAAGAATTACAAATGCTTTTTATGTTGCGCTTACTGTTCTGATGATACTTTCTCAGGCTGCAATAGGTTCAGCTGGAACAGTTATAGATATGACCGGGCGCACGGTTGATATTCCTGATTCCGTAAGCCGCGTTTATGCTGTTTCTCCACCGGAAACCATGATGGTTTACGCCATCGATCCCAAGCTGCTGATAGGACTCAATTTTCCTTTTAAAGGTTGTGATAAATACGTTGATGCCGCAACATTGAAACTTCCTATTGTCGGCGGTTATTTCGGACAGGGTAAGATTCCTAATTATGAGAAGCTTGTTTCTTTGAAGCCGGATCTGGTCATAGGAAGAAAATCCAATCCGATGAGTGCTAAGTTTGAAGCTATGCTGGCTAAATTCAATATTCCGGTATTTAATATCAGCATTGATGATATTGATGAATATGCTGAGGGATTTGAAACCCTTGGTATGGTCTTCGATCGTATGGACCGGGCTGAGAAACTCGCTGAATACACCAGAAAAACTCTTGAAGAAACAAAGACTGTTGTGGACAGCATTCCGGCTGATAATGTTGTTAAAGTTTATTACGCCGAAGGCAATGACGGTTTGAGAACAGACAGCAGCACATCTATTCACGCCAAGCTTATCCCGCTTGCCGGTGGTGATAATGTTTTCAAAGGGGATATCATGACCCGTTTCGGTAAGGAGAAAGTAACTCTAGAAACCGTCATATCCTATCATCCTGATGTTATTCTGGTGGAACGCCCCCAGTTCTTTAAAAAAATATACTCACTTTCAGCGTGGAAAAATATCCCGGCAGTTAAAAATCACAGAGTATTTCTGATTCCAAGAAAGCCGTTCAACTGGTTCGACCGTCCACCTTCCTTTATGCGTATTCTGGGCTTGAAGTGGGTCAGCAGCAAACTTTATCCTGATCTTTTCAAACTGGATATGACCAAAGAGTGTCAGAATTTCTTCCATCTGTTTCTGCAAAAAGACATTAGCGCAGCTGAAGCTGAAAAATTGATGAGCGGTATGAAATGATAAATCGCAGTCACCGGGAAAAGCAGGAAAGAAGGTTCCTGTGCAGCCTTAAAAGCCGATCTTTTTTTCTCCTTTTTCTGGGTGGACTGCTTGTGCTTTGCATAATGGTTTCCATGACACTGGGAAAATACCCGGTTTCGATGGAAGAAGTTTGGACCATAACTAAACATTTGTTTTTTCCGGGAAACGGAAAACTTGGCGAAAGCCTGCTTACAGCGCAGACGGTGCTGCTTGATATTCGTGCTCCGAGGCTTGCTGCCGCGGTCCTGATCGGGGCGGCACTTTCGGTTTCGGGTGCTTCTTTTCAAGCCATGTTTGTGAACCCTCTCGTTGCTCCGGGGATATTAGGCGTTCTCCCCGGAGCATCATTCGGGGCCGCACTGGGACTGCTTATCGGTGATTCATGGTTTGAAGTTCAACTGTTCAGTTTTACCGGAGGTCTGGTTGCCGTTCTCATCGCCATGTTTCTGGCAGGCATGTACAAAGGTGACAAGCTCATGGTGCTTATACTCGGTGGTATAATCAGCGGCTCTTTATTCACATCCCTTCTTTCCGTTGTGAAGTATACCGCCGATCCTACCGATGAACTGCCGGCCATTGTCTACTGGCTTATGGGCGGGCTTTCGATGGTGAACGGTAAAACGGTTCTTTTTACGGCCGTTCCTATTGTGGCTGGAATTATAGGTATCCTTGGTATGTCAAGGCTCCTTAATGTGCTCAGCATGGGAGATGAAGAAGCAAGAGCTTTAGGTGTGAATGTAAAAGCTGTCAGGGCCGGACTTATTTTTCTTACAACAGTGGTCAGTGCCCTCACTGTAGCCATTGGCGGTCTTATCGGTTGGGTCGGGCTTGTGATTCCCCATGTGGGCAGAATGATTGTCGGCCCTGATAATTCCATTCTTTTACCAACTGTTGCCCTTGTCGGCGGTATGTACCTGCTTGTCGCTGATGATATTTCAAGACTGCTCTTAGATGTAGAAATTCCACTCGGGATCATAACCTCTCTTGTTGGGATACCGTTTTTTTCAATAATTATGAAAAATGCCAGACAGGGATGGAAATAATGTCTTTGCTTAGCATCCGGAATATTCATTTTGCCTATCCGGGCTGTCCCCCGGTGCTGGATGGTGTTTCATTCAACATCGAAAAGGGCGAGCTTGTTTCCCTGCTCGGTCCAAACGGGTGCGGCAAAACAACTCTGCTGAAAACAATTTTAGGCATAATGCATCCCGATTCAGGAAAAATATTTCTAGAAGGTGCTGATATCAGTACGATGGGAAGTAAGCATCTGGCCCGCCGGGTAGCCTATGTGCCTCAGGTTCATAATGCCTCGTTCGCATATCCGGTTATGGACGTTGTTATGATGGGCAGGATGCCGCATAACAGTTTTTTCGGTGTTTTTTCCAGAAAGGATGAGCTGGCTGCAATGGAGGCGATGGAGAAAATAGGTATCCTTCATCTTAAGGATAAGTCCTATACGCGCATAAGCGGTGGAGAAAGGCAGTTGACGCTCATTGCAAGGGCTTTGGCTCAAGGCGCCGGAATATTTATTCTGGATGAGCCGCTTAATGGCCTTGATTATGGGAACCAACTAAAACTTCTGGAACAACTTCACGGACTTTGTCAGGAAGGTTATACGTTCATAAAGTCCACACATTTCCCGGAACATGCGTTCTGGGTTTCGGACCATGTGGTTATGCTTAAAGATGGTATTGTCATAGAGGACGGCTCACCGGACGGTGTAATTACGCAGGAAAGTCTTTATAAAATCTACGGGGTTGAAGTTCGTGTTCTTCCGTATTCTGAAAATTTCAGAATATGTATCCCCGGAGAAATATATTCCAGACTCTGCCCTTTGTCCGGCAGTGCAGCCAAAGCCGGTAATACACAGCAATAATTCTGATAACCGGATTGAATAAGTTTTTTAAGCAACAGAAAAGGATGGGAAATTATGGCTATTCCAGAAAAAGATAGAGATTTTTACAGGTACACAAAAGATCACCGCTTTGCCCCCATGTATCCATTACTGGCGAGAGAGTTGGTTGAAAAGTATGATTTGAAAGATGGAAGATGCCTCGATATCGGCACCGGAAGCGGAGCTTTGGCCATTGAACTGGCCAAGCTGACCACATTATCCATTACAGCCATAGATGCTGAAGCTGATGCTGTTGAAATGGCAAAGGAAAATTGCCTGCAAAATGGTCTTTCCGAAAATTCAATCAAATTTATCACAGCTCCGGTTGAAAATATTCCACTTGATGATTCAAGTTTTGACATCATTATAAGCAGAGGCTCAGTCCCGTTCTGGAGTGATTATGTCGCAGCATTCAAGGAAATCAAAAGACTGCTTGCGCCCGGAGGAGTCGCTTTAATTGGATGCGGATTCAGTCATTTTCAGACCATGGAGGAAGTTGAAGCCATGCGTCCCAAGCTGAGTCCGGAGAAAAAGAAAAGACGGTTCAGGTGGAAGCAGAGTGATTTCCTTTCCGAAAATCTGCGAAAGGCTGAAGTAATTCCTTATGATATTATTGATGATAGTTACGGATCATGGGTCGAAATTCGTAATTCACTGGAGAAATAAAGATGTCTGGCAATGTATCTGTGGTTTCGTGCAGCGTTTGTGAAAATTCCTGCCTGATTTCCGAAGGAGAATCCGGTATCTGCGGTCGTTATATAAATCAGGGCGGGGTAATTTCTGAGCGTTATCCGAACAGATATCTTCTGGCATGTCCCATAAGAATTGAAACCATGCCTATGCTGCATTTTCATCCGGGAGCAAGGTTCCTTCAAGTAAGTACCGTTGGTTGTAATTTTAACTGCCCCGGATGTATTTCAGCAGTTATTGTCCGTGAAATGAATCCGCAAAGCAGGGCTATTCATGAGTTCTCACCGGATGAAATAATCGAAAAAGCCCGTCAGAACGGATGCAGAGGAATCACATTCGTTATGAATGATCCTCTTGCTGCTTTTGATACCTTTATGGCTGTGGCCCATGCCGCCAAGGAAGCCGGACTTTATGTCGGCTGTTCTTCCAATGGGTATTTTTCGCTTCAGTCGCTTCAAAGAATTCTTCCGGTTCTTGATTTTATAAATCTTGGAATAAAAGGACTCTCAGATGAAAGCTACCACGCCTGTGGAGGATATAAAGGCGCCGCTCCAGTTTTAAGAAATATCAGGATGCTTCATAAAGGTGGTGTCCATATTGAAATAGCATGTATTCATACCACTAAGAATACGGAAGAACTTCTGGAACTTTGCAGAACCATAAAAGATATTTCTACGGATATTCCTGTGCAGATTATGCGTTTTATCCCTCTGGAGGGAGCTGACCCCCGGTTGGAACCACTTATAAGGGAGACGGAATCACTCTGCGGTAAAATGCGTAAGATACTTGATTATGTATACGTTTTTAATTCTCCCGGGACACATTATCTGAATACCCTCTGCCCTGACTGCGGTAAAATTGTTCTGCATCGCGATTTTTACGGACCAATGGGAGCACGGTTAAAGAAAGCCTCTCTTGCTCAGGTTGAACCTCTTTCGTGTCCCAATTGTCACAGCCCTATAGGTATATGCGGTATGGGTCATGTTTCTGATTTCAGAGAAAAAGATTTTCAGGGCGGGTATCCGTTTACAAGAGCCCTTGAGATTGTAGAGTCCGTGCTGATTGCAATAGGAGTTGAAAGCAAAGCCGAGGTAGTCAGAGTATGGGAGGATCTGCTCTGCAATAACCGCCTGCATGACCTGCATCATAATATTCAGCGTGTTGATAAATATCTTGAAATGATAAAATCGTTCGGTGATCTGATCGGGTGGAGAGAAAAAGCGGAACAGCTGGCCGGATACCTTGAAGCGAAAGCTGAAGAAATCAAATCAGCCTGTAGTAAATGTCATGGCAGCCCGAGAGTTTATTACGCAATGGGCAAACCGGCTTTTTGTATTAAAGGTGAAAGATTTGAAAATCATCTGGTCGAACTGTGCGGCGGGACCAGTGTAAACAAGGAGATAGAAGTCCGGGGGCGTCCGGGTATGAGTATTGAGCTTGATGTCCTTGAAAAGCTTAACCCTGAAATTATCTTCATTTCTTCATTTATTTCCAATTCGCCTGAAGATTTTTATCACGAATGTGTTGAAAAAGGGTTGAAAGTTGATGCTGTCAAAAACTCCAGAATTTATACATCACCTGTCCCCAGCAGTGATTTCGGAAGTCCCAAATGGATTCTGGGGATGATGAATATTGCCAATGAAATGTATAAGGGAGAAATTTATTTTAATATAAATGAAGAGGCTCAGGAATTTTATAAACTCTTTTACGGAGCTTCGTTTGATATGAAAGATGTAAACAGATCTTTCGGCAAACCGAATATGTCCTGGAAGTGGAGTCCTAAACCCGGAAAGATTACTACTGCACCGATCTGATCCTGATGTATAACTGTTCTCTGTTGTTTCTATAAATTTAGTTTCGGATTCATTGATTTGCTAATGACACGGTTTGTTCTGGAAAATCGTCATGTATTCTACCCCTCTTTATACATGACGAGATTAAGGAGTTCGGAAGGCTTACTTCCGGACTCCTTTTTTTATATGCAGTGCTCACTCTCAGTTTATTTCGTAATTATTAAATTCCAGAAGGTTGCAGCAGCTTTTGCATTTTTTTCAGTCTTGCTTGTTTAGTTTTAAAATACGGAGTAATATTAAAACTGGTCTATTTTCCGGCAATATCAGGGAGGGATGGATGCCTGAATATGAAAGGATTCAAACGCAGTTAAAGAGCGTTGCGCAAATCGTTTCCTGTGAGCTGGAAAGGGTTGAGGATTATCTTTATTTTCTGGAAGCCCTTACGGTCGGCTTGTTTTCTTCGGAGCCTGCGGCCGCTGAGGTTGAGCTCTGGCTTGAGAAGGATGGCTTTGAAGTTAATTCCGATGGATTTTATCTGAGTGTTCCCAAGCTTGAGGCTTTTAGAAAGAACCTGCTGAGCGGTAACGAAGTCAGTTATTCATGGTCTCCTGATAAAAAAAATGATTCTGTTGCTGCTGCCCATCTGTTTGGACTGCGTAATCTGGGTGAAATACTGCAAACCATGCATGAAAGGCTCCCCAGCTCAGTCTGGATGTACTCTCAGGATCTTACAAATGTTGCTTTGCAGTTTCCATATATAGATCAGATTACAGCAATTACACCTGATTTTGACTGGTCTTCATACCACACCTATATCTCTGTATGTCCTGAAAACAACCCTGAAAGAGAAGTGCGCTGGTCCTCCCCGCATATTGATTATGCCGGACAGGGGCTTATCATAGCCGCGTCCATACCATTATATATTGATGATGAGTTTAAAGGACTTTGGAGTATCGACCTGCAGGTTGAAAAACTTATCAGGCATGAAGTTCTTGTTGCCGACCGTAAAAGCCAGCTGACTTTTATTATAGACCGCCACGGTGCGCTCATAGCCAGCAGCAGTGGATTTTCAATAAAGGAAATGGCCAAAGGGCAGGTTGCTATAGTCGAGCTGCAAGATGTCCATGAGTGTTTTGCAGATATTGATCCGAGCCACTTTTTTGAGGATCTTTCCGGTAACGAAAATCTGGCTTCAACGGAAAATTCATTTCAGGTGCAATGGGAAAGAATTCCTTTTATGGATTGGGTTTGTATTACCGCAATTTCCGTAGAAGAATTGATCTCAACTGCGCGCGGACGTTTTCAAAAAGCTTTTACTCATCTTGGTAAGGGCGACTCCGGCGCATTATTGAAAGCGGATTCATTTTCCGGGGAAATGCTGGAACTGGCTAAGTCATACAATGAGATGGTTATGAGTCTCGGTATAGCCCGCAAAAAGTTACTTGCAAATAATCTTGAACTTACAAAGCAGAAGATTCGTGCAGAAATGGCTGACAGAGTGAAATCCGATTTTCTTTCAAATATGAGCCATGAATTGCGGACACCTCTCAATGGAATAATCGGGATGCACAATCTCCTCTATTCTACCTCTCTTGATGCTGAACAAAAAAATTATGTTGATCTCGCTGCTGAGTCAGCAAAAAGGCTGACAGTTTTAGTGAGTGATCTTCTTGAAATGGCAAATGTTGAATCCAGTTCTGCAAAGCCTGATGAAAGTGTTTTCAGCCTGACGGAGGTCTTTGATTCACTGCGTCAGCTTTTCGGACTCCCATGCAGTGATGATGAGCTTGCCTGCCTGATTGAAATGGATAGCGAGGTTCCTGATCTTATTGTCGGCGACTGCGTAAGATTATCTCAGGTTTTGCATAACCTTTTGAGTAACGCAGTAAAATTTACCAAAAGCGGAGAAGTTGTTTTGAGGGCTGACCTTCTGCCACAAACGAACAGTAATTTACATAATATACTTTTCACTGTTTCAGATACCGGCATAGGCATTGATAATGTCCTGCTCGACAGTCTTTTTGATATTTTTACACAGGCGGATGAAGGTTTCGAAAGAGCTTATCAGGGAGCAGGACTAGGTCTTGCCGTGGTCAAGGAGCTTGTCTCAATGATGGGTGGGAATATTTCTGTCGACAGTTCACCGGGAGTAGGGTCGTCTTTTTACGTCAGGCTGCCTTTTGGTAAAGCTGAAAATTAATTTCAGTCTTTTTTCAGAAAATATTTATTTTAGTAAATTGAGAGTAGAACTATAAATTATTACATATTGATATGTGATAATTTTTTTTATGCATTGTGAAGTCTTATGTCTTATTTATCTGTAATTAATAACTAATATTTTTATATCTAATCCTCTTTTTTATATTCAAAATCATTATATCTGTGCTATGCCGTTAAAGGGTTAACCTTTAACAGGAGTTGTGGAGCTATGGATTTAACTGGAATACCTTTTATTACAAATAGGGTTTTGACCGGAACAGGTCGTGCGGAGACATTTGTTGAGACCAACGCTGCCTGCCAGAATTTGAGCTTTTGTAAAACCGGACCCAATAAAACGGTTGATGTTCTGGGAAGTGAGGAGTTGTTTAAGGCTTTAAGGGATTCTGATCAGAGTAAAGAGTTTTTGTTGTATCCTCACGGATTTAATAATCAGCCCTGGGACGATATTTTCCCCAATGCGAAAAAGATGCAGGCGCAATTGGAGTCTGCCGGTCTCGGTCATGTTACTGTTGTTCCTATCGTCTGGCCGTGTGATAATGATTACGGGATAATAAAAGATTACTGGGATGATCAGGAATCCGCTGAATTCAGTGGCAGATTTTTTGCCAGAGCCATTGGAAAACTGATGAAGTGGCAGACGGAAAACTATCAGCTGCCGTGCATGAAAAGAATACATATCATGGCCCATTCAATGGGAGGACGGGTGCTGCTGAAAGCCATGAACCACTTTGCTTCTTTATTCGGCCGGGGCGGTGTTCCGTATCTTTTTAAAAACTGCTTTCTTATGGCGGCTGATATTCCTAATGAATGCCTCGGCAAGGGGGAAGAAGGAGAATATATATGTCAGGCTTCTCAAAGGGTTATCTGCTATTATGCCAATGATGATATGGCTATGCCAGCCAGCAAGATATCAAATGTAAAAAATATGGTTTTCAGCCGCAGGATGGGCCATACCGGACCTGAAGACTGGTCAGCACTCCCGGAAAATAAAGTTTTTGCTGTAAATTGTGACTCTTTTAACGGTAAGCTTGATTTTAAGGGTCATACTTATTTTATGGATAATGAAGAAATGCGCAGTCCGGCATTTGAGCATATGACGGAAATGATCAAAGGAAAAAGGTTTCCACCGGGCCAACGTGAAATAGAGCTTTGAGGGGTCTCTCTGATTGAGTAGCGTGGCACGGAGAAGGGCAGTCTTCGTGCCATGCTGTTTTTAGCGTCGGTCAAAAATGCATATTTAGATTTGATTTCAATATGTTCCATAATGTTCATTCAGATGACTTTATCTTGCTTTAAAAACACGGCATAAAAATATAATTTATGCCTGCTTTAAGGCATGCTCAATTCTTTACCTTGCTCAGAATGTTCAGAATTAAGATTTAAAGATTTTGAAATCAGGATACCATTATGCAGATTAAAAAGACTATATGCCCTTATGATTGCCCAACTTCCTGCTCACTTCAAGTTACAACCGACGGAACTAAAATTATTAAAGTCAGAGGTGATACTGATGACCCTGTTACCGGCGGTCTTATCTGCCGTAAAATGCAGCATTATGAAAAATCTGTAAATTCCTCTGAACGTATCCTGACACCTTTGAAACGAACCGGCGCAAAGGGAAGTGGCGAGTTTAAACCGATATCATGGGCAGAAGCTGTTACTGAAATTACGGAGAACTGGAAAACAGCCATAGCGGATTATGGTCCGCAAGCAATTCTGCCTGTTTATTATTCGGGAGTAATGGGACTTATCCAGCGTAATTGCGGAGAGGCTCTTTTTAATAGAATGGGAGCCTGTACCCTTGTAAAAACTCTCTGTAGCTCTGCCAAGGATGCAGGATATAAAGCCGTTGCCGGTAGCACTGGATGTCTTGATCCGCGTGAACTTTCAGGTAGTGATTATTACATAATCTGGGGCAGCAATATGAAAGCCACCAGATTGCAGAGTATGCCTCATATTGTAAAGGCCAGAAAAAATGGCAAAAAAATTGTTTTAATCGAGGCTTACGCCAATGAAATGGCT is a genomic window containing:
- a CDS encoding class I SAM-dependent methyltransferase; amino-acid sequence: MAIPEKDRDFYRYTKDHRFAPMYPLLARELVEKYDLKDGRCLDIGTGSGALAIELAKLTTLSITAIDAEADAVEMAKENCLQNGLSENSIKFITAPVENIPLDDSSFDIIISRGSVPFWSDYVAAFKEIKRLLAPGGVALIGCGFSHFQTMEEVEAMRPKLSPEKKKRRFRWKQSDFLSENLRKAEVIPYDIIDDSYGSWVEIRNSLEK
- a CDS encoding ATP-binding protein, which encodes MPEYERIQTQLKSVAQIVSCELERVEDYLYFLEALTVGLFSSEPAAAEVELWLEKDGFEVNSDGFYLSVPKLEAFRKNLLSGNEVSYSWSPDKKNDSVAAAHLFGLRNLGEILQTMHERLPSSVWMYSQDLTNVALQFPYIDQITAITPDFDWSSYHTYISVCPENNPEREVRWSSPHIDYAGQGLIIAASIPLYIDDEFKGLWSIDLQVEKLIRHEVLVADRKSQLTFIIDRHGALIASSSGFSIKEMAKGQVAIVELQDVHECFADIDPSHFFEDLSGNENLASTENSFQVQWERIPFMDWVCITAISVEELISTARGRFQKAFTHLGKGDSGALLKADSFSGEMLELAKSYNEMVMSLGIARKKLLANNLELTKQKIRAEMADRVKSDFLSNMSHELRTPLNGIIGMHNLLYSTSLDAEQKNYVDLAAESAKRLTVLVSDLLEMANVESSSAKPDESVFSLTEVFDSLRQLFGLPCSDDELACLIEMDSEVPDLIVGDCVRLSQVLHNLLSNAVKFTKSGEVVLRADLLPQTNSNLHNILFTVSDTGIGIDNVLLDSLFDIFTQADEGFERAYQGAGLGLAVVKELVSMMGGNISVDSSPGVGSSFYVRLPFGKAEN
- a CDS encoding FecCD family ABC transporter permease; this translates as MINRSHREKQERRFLCSLKSRSFFLLFLGGLLVLCIMVSMTLGKYPVSMEEVWTITKHLFFPGNGKLGESLLTAQTVLLDIRAPRLAAAVLIGAALSVSGASFQAMFVNPLVAPGILGVLPGASFGAALGLLIGDSWFEVQLFSFTGGLVAVLIAMFLAGMYKGDKLMVLILGGIISGSLFTSLLSVVKYTADPTDELPAIVYWLMGGLSMVNGKTVLFTAVPIVAGIIGILGMSRLLNVLSMGDEEARALGVNVKAVRAGLIFLTTVVSALTVAIGGLIGWVGLVIPHVGRMIVGPDNSILLPTVALVGGMYLLVADDISRLLLDVEIPLGIITSLVGIPFFSIIMKNARQGWK
- a CDS encoding ABC transporter ATP-binding protein, with the translated sequence MSLLSIRNIHFAYPGCPPVLDGVSFNIEKGELVSLLGPNGCGKTTLLKTILGIMHPDSGKIFLEGADISTMGSKHLARRVAYVPQVHNASFAYPVMDVVMMGRMPHNSFFGVFSRKDELAAMEAMEKIGILHLKDKSYTRISGGERQLTLIARALAQGAGIFILDEPLNGLDYGNQLKLLEQLHGLCQEGYTFIKSTHFPEHAFWVSDHVVMLKDGIVIEDGSPDGVITQESLYKIYGVEVRVLPYSENFRICIPGEIYSRLCPLSGSAAKAGNTQQ
- a CDS encoding ABC transporter substrate-binding protein — encoded protein: MLDKKRITNAFYVALTVLMILSQAAIGSAGTVIDMTGRTVDIPDSVSRVYAVSPPETMMVYAIDPKLLIGLNFPFKGCDKYVDAATLKLPIVGGYFGQGKIPNYEKLVSLKPDLVIGRKSNPMSAKFEAMLAKFNIPVFNISIDDIDEYAEGFETLGMVFDRMDRAEKLAEYTRKTLEETKTVVDSIPADNVVKVYYAEGNDGLRTDSSTSIHAKLIPLAGGDNVFKGDIMTRFGKEKVTLETVISYHPDVILVERPQFFKKIYSLSAWKNIPAVKNHRVFLIPRKPFNWFDRPPSFMRILGLKWVSSKLYPDLFKLDMTKECQNFFHLFLQKDISAAEAEKLMSGMK
- a CDS encoding alpha/beta hydrolase, producing MDLTGIPFITNRVLTGTGRAETFVETNAACQNLSFCKTGPNKTVDVLGSEELFKALRDSDQSKEFLLYPHGFNNQPWDDIFPNAKKMQAQLESAGLGHVTVVPIVWPCDNDYGIIKDYWDDQESAEFSGRFFARAIGKLMKWQTENYQLPCMKRIHIMAHSMGGRVLLKAMNHFASLFGRGGVPYLFKNCFLMAADIPNECLGKGEEGEYICQASQRVICYYANDDMAMPASKISNVKNMVFSRRMGHTGPEDWSALPENKVFAVNCDSFNGKLDFKGHTYFMDNEEMRSPAFEHMTEMIKGKRFPPGQREIEL
- a CDS encoding radical SAM protein, which encodes MSGNVSVVSCSVCENSCLISEGESGICGRYINQGGVISERYPNRYLLACPIRIETMPMLHFHPGARFLQVSTVGCNFNCPGCISAVIVREMNPQSRAIHEFSPDEIIEKARQNGCRGITFVMNDPLAAFDTFMAVAHAAKEAGLYVGCSSNGYFSLQSLQRILPVLDFINLGIKGLSDESYHACGGYKGAAPVLRNIRMLHKGGVHIEIACIHTTKNTEELLELCRTIKDISTDIPVQIMRFIPLEGADPRLEPLIRETESLCGKMRKILDYVYVFNSPGTHYLNTLCPDCGKIVLHRDFYGPMGARLKKASLAQVEPLSCPNCHSPIGICGMGHVSDFREKDFQGGYPFTRALEIVESVLIAIGVESKAEVVRVWEDLLCNNRLHDLHHNIQRVDKYLEMIKSFGDLIGWREKAEQLAGYLEAKAEEIKSACSKCHGSPRVYYAMGKPAFCIKGERFENHLVELCGGTSVNKEIEVRGRPGMSIELDVLEKLNPEIIFISSFISNSPEDFYHECVEKGLKVDAVKNSRIYTSPVPSSDFGSPKWILGMMNIANEMYKGEIYFNINEEAQEFYKLFYGASFDMKDVNRSFGKPNMSWKWSPKPGKITTAPI